A region of the Massilia sp. erpn genome:
ACGAGCTTTCTTAGATAGCTTATTCCTGCTACTTTTTAAGCAATTCACTCCTAATGCAAGCAGGCCCACGCTCAACAGAAATAAGGAAGTTGGTTCGGGAATTGGCGTACCTGGAGTAGGATCTTTTTGCGGAGTCAATGCAAATACTTCCAATTCGCCGATGGTGAAGTAGGTCGGGCCATGCCTTTTATCAGTAAAAAGAGAACGGCCATCATTAAGATGACCACCTCTATCTCCATAAGCATCTCGCTCTGTTCTGCCACGCGTCAAATCTGGAAAGACCACAAGATCTCGCCCTCCAAAGCCTGGACCATTAGCAATACTGGTAAAAGTTTGCTCATGCCTTACCTGTCGCCATAAAAAGCCATCTGTCAAATTAAAGACAAAAGCTGTCGCCGGCCCAAAAGTGCTGGCCGTGGTCCAGCTACGAGGATTATAACCACCGAAGACTTTCCAGCTTGCTCCTTGATCTGCAGTTGCCTTCATTAACACAAAGGTTGGCCCTTTCCCATCCACCGCCTGATGGAAGGATAAGCCAGTATTTTGGGCGGGCGATTTTGAGAAAATATTGGTCAGCGTAAGATCTCCCTGCCCCAACCACCCTTCGAGTTGCGCAAGCCCATTTCCATCCAAAATAGCCGTTTCCCCTTTAATCAAACCTGCATCAGCAGAGGCGGTTACCAGCATGCCAGCAAGAGCCATCAATATTCTTTTTTTCATAAAAATCATTTTTCAAATTAATAAACTTAAGTTTCAAATTTACAACATTATGCCATATCCTTGGAAATTAAATACCTTGAAAAAGGGGAAGAATGCGTCCCAATTCAATTCCTTATGGAAATGAACAATACTTTTTCAGCCAAACGCGCATAATGTGGTGAAGGAGGAATTTATGACGAAGACTATCCATCGCAACTTCAAGGAAATCGCGGATGCTGAGCAGGCGCGGGCAGCGCTGCTGAATGCAGGCTGGCGCGCGGCGGCTGTGCAGATGAACCGGCACGAGGCGCGGCAAGCCGATACATCTACCAGCGCCGTGCGTAATCTCTTCGATTCGCTGACGCCCGATGCGGCCGACGATACGGATCAGCCGCTCGTCAGCCCCGCCGCTCTGCTCAGCGTCGATGTCGATGACGATGTCCACCGTGAGCAGGCGGACACCATCATGCGTCACTACGGAGCCACCGAAACATAAGTTGGAAAAACGGGGCTGCAATGCCCCGTTTCCTTAGCCTACCGGCGATTTCCGGCGACGTACCCAGGTTAGCCCAAGCAGGCCTGCCCCCAGCAAAGCAAGGGATGCAGGTTCCGGCACTTGATTATCGGGCTTGGTTGGCTCATACGGGTTCAAACCAAAAACCTCCAGTTCGCGCACGATAAACGTTGCGGCAGGACGCGAGCTGTCCAGTAAGGAGCGGTGGTTCGGCAAATTCCCATAGAAGTAACTACGAGAACTGCCCCTGGTTAAATCCGCCAGAACAGAGAAATCCGCCTCGAAAAACGGGCCATAACCAAGGTGATTATTGGTCATATACGGCCTGACCATTTCTCTTTTTTCCCGGTTGGTAAGATTGAAAATAAAGGTATCACGAGGAAGGTAGTAGTCGGAATAGTGGTATTTTGCGGTCCAGCCATCCGGTCGGTAGCCTCCGATTGTTTTCCAGGTGAGTCCATTGTCTT
Encoded here:
- a CDS encoding PEP_CTERM-anchored TLD domain-containing protein, with the translated sequence MIFMKKRILMALAGMLVTASADAGLIKGETAILDGNGLAQLEGWLGQGDLTLTNIFSKSPAQNTGLSFHQAVDGKGPTFVLMKATADQGASWKVFGGYNPRSWTTASTFGPATAFVFNLTDGFLWRQVRHEQTFTSIANGPGFGGRDLVVFPDLTRGRTERDAYGDRGGHLNDGRSLFTDKRHGPTYFTIGELEVFALTPQKDPTPGTPIPEPTSLFLLSVGLLALGVNCLKSSRNKLSKKARTFKL
- a CDS encoding PEP_CTERM-anchored TLD domain-containing protein; protein product: MIKELTFFAGALALSTTHAGVIKGSSALLDAQGIAQMEAWIGKGELTMTNLFTKTPSQSTAKAFHEAIDDRGAAFVVFNASEDNGLTWKTIGGYRPDGWTAKYHYSDYYLPRDTFIFNLTNREKREMVRPYMTNNHLGYGPFFEADFSVLADLTRGSSRSYFYGNLPNHRSLLDSSRPAATFIVRELEVFGLNPYEPTKPDNQVPEPASLALLGAGLLGLTWVRRRKSPVG